GGGCATTATGCCATGGAAGATCGTAAGTTAACCGTCCGGGCTGTGGAACGGGCGCTGGATATATTATTATGTTTTACCACTCGCAGTGATCTGGGACTCACCGAGATTGCCAGCCAGATCGGCCTGCACAAAAGTACAGTGCACCGTTTGATGGCTACGCTGGAGGATCGAGGGTTCGTGATCCGCGATGCAGCGACAGAGAAGTACCGACTTGGCATCCGAATCTGGGAGCTGTCGGCTCATATGTCTCGCAGTGATGATCCCGCTATTCTGCTGCTGCCTGCGATGGAGCGACTGAGAGATCGATTGGGGGAGACCGTGAGTCTGTACCTGCGTGATGGCAGTGAACGGATTCGGATTCAGGCTGTGCAAAGTGATCAGGCGATTCGCCGAGTCGCTCCCGTTGGTGTTAGACTTCCGCTGTCTGTGGGCGCTTCCAGCAAAGTCTTGATGGCGTTTGCCACGGATGAGGATCGTGAGGAACTGATGAACGGGCCGGAATGGCCGGTGTTTATTGATCCGGCGGTGTATTTGGCGCAGATGGGAGATATCCGGGATAACGGGTATGCGACAAGTTATGAGGAGCGTGAGCCGGGAGCTGCCGCGGTATCTGTACCGATTATGGATCGCAGAGGCAATATTGCAGCTGCCCTCTCGGTCTCAGGGCCTGTCAGTCGACTCTCGCAGGAGACATTGCATGAATACGCACCGGTGCTAAAGGAAGCTGCTACGCAGATGGGCCTCATGTTATCCTGATGTTGATGTAAGGTTTTTCTCCAATTGAATTGGTGTTCTGGAATATAAAGGTTGTTTTTATGTTCCGGTTGCGCTACTCTGTAATGGACGGCCCAACGGGGCCAGCTTCATTGAATATGTACGGCGGCTTATGTATGCCGCAACTTGTTAACGTTACTGGGGGAGTCCGAATTGTCCGGACTGAGACGGAATCGCATGAGATTCCGGACCCTTAGCACCTGATCTGGATCATACCAGCGTAGGGAAGTAATCGGCGATATGACCACAACCACCACATGTGTGACTCTTGCGGGACTCCGTTATGGAGCTGCAACCAGGAGCATTATTGGTGATGGACATTAAAGTCGGTTCCTTCGGGGACCGGCTTTTTTATATACAGTGAACGGGCGAGATAATACACATTCCATGGACTGCTTTTTCAATAACCTGCGAAAGTGGGCTTGGATGAAGAGAGATGTCATCACAGGTTCATGATCTGTGGTACCCTCCGTTCTGTCGTTAACTGTACATGAATAATGTCTCCCCCTTGGTCTGGTGTAGGATCGCTCTTTCTTCTCTGCGCTCTGCATGATTTGGGATAGGTGCGTAAGCGAGCTGATGACGATACCAACCAAACCAAGTGAACGAACACGGAGGAGGAGACGAGTAAACATGAGTACAGGAAATCAAACAGAACAACAAGCGATGGAACAGGAACATAACGGTCAGCAGGTGGAAAAGGAAACAAGCGCGGCCGGACGGGTTCAGCCCTTTCCGGGCAGCCGCAAAGTCTACATTCAGGGCTCACGGCCGGACATAGCTGTACCGGAGCGTGAGATAGCCCTTCATGACACGAATACTCCCCAAGGGGTGGAGCATAACGAACCGCTGCGTGTCTACGATACGAGCGGCCCCATGACGGATCCCGCATTTCATGCGGATATCCGTGCAGGTCTGCCAACCCTGCGCACCCGCTGGATCACAGAGCGTGGCGATGTCGAAGCTTATCAGGGCCGTACGGTTAAACCGGAGGATAACGGATTAAAGCCCGGCGGAAAGAGAGCCGGCGCCGAAGAGTACCCCGGATTACGTGGCAAACCCCTGCGGGCACAGAGCGGACGCTGCGTGACCCAGATGCACTACGCGAGGCAGGGAGTCATTACGGCAGAGATGGAATTCGCCGCCATTCGTGAGGGCGTGGAACCGGAATTTGTACGGCAGGAGCTGGCGAGTGGACGGGCGATTCTGCCATCCAACATCAACCATCCGGAGAGTGAGCCAATGTTGATCGGTCGTCATTTTCACGTGAAGATCAATGCTAACATTGGTAATTCTGCCGTATCCTCTTCCATCGAGGAAGAGGTCGAGAAGATGTCTTGGGCGGTACGCTGGGGATCGGATACCGTGATGGATCTGTCCACAGGTAAAAACATTCATACTACCCGGGAATGGATCATCCGTAATTCACCGGTGCCGATTGGTACGGTGCCGCTGTATCAGGCGCTGGAGAAGGTGAATGGAGAGGCTGAAGCGCTGACCTGGGAATTATACCGTGACACGCTCATTGAGCAGGCAGAGCAGGGCGTGGACTACTTTACGATTCATGCAGGCGTGCTGCTGCGTTATATCCCTATGACTGCCAAGCGGATGACAGGCATTGTGTCCCGGGGCGGTTCCATTATGGCAGCATGGTGCCTTGCGCATCATCAGGAGAATTTTTTGTACACTCATTTTGAAGAAATCTGCGAGATTATGAAAAGGTATGATGTGGCTTTTTCGCTGGGAGATGGACTTCGTCCAGGCAGTATCTACGATGCGAATGATGAAGCACAGATGGCGGAACTGGCTACGCTCGGGGAACTGACGCAGATCGCATGGAAGCATGATGTGCAGGTGATGATCGAAGGGCCGGGTCACGTGCCGATGCATAAGATCAAAGAGAATGTGGATCTGCAGATGGAGATATGCCAAGAGGCACCGTTCTACACACTTGGACCACTGACGACCGACATTGCCCCGGGATACGACCATATTACGTCCGCCATTGGTGCGGCCATGATTGGCTGGTTTGGCACGTCGATGCTCTGTTATGTTACGCCAAAAGAACATTTGGGCCTGCCCAACAAGGATGATGTGCGGGAAGGGGTCATCGCCTACAAGATCGCAGCTCATGCCGCTGATCTGGCAAAAGGCCATCCGCGTGCTCAACGCCGCGATGACGCATTGTCCAAGGCACGGTTCGAGTTCCGCTGGCGTGACCAGTTCAACCTTTCGCTGGACCCGGAACGGGCGCTGTCCTACCATGATGAGACGCTACCGGCAGAAGGGGCCAAAGAAGCTCATTTCTGCTCCATGTGCGGACCTAAGTTCTGTAGCATGCGCATTACGCAGGACATTCGTGCTTACGCTGCTGAACAGAAATTGCCTGAAGACGAGGCCGTAGCCGCAGGGATGCAGGCGAAGGCTGAGGAGTACCGGATGCGGTAGGTGAGATTGGAGATTGATAGTGTAGCCCAATAAAAAACAGTTCATCACATACAATGAGTGATGAACTGTTTTTTTGTTTGTAGCCTTCAGATTAGCTCTATTGGATTTAACTGAATATTGGCCGTCTTTCACAGATATCTATACTATAGTTTACTTCATTTTACTCCAAATTCGAAACAGAATACCTGCAATGACAAACAGTATGCCGTCCGCTAGTTTAAGACTTCCACCGTAGATAAACGCAGAACAGGCCAAGCCTATAATAAACAAAATTAGAATGTATAAGTAACGCACTAGCATTCACTCCTCTACAATAAATGGAACTGTGCTTAACATATCTTAAGAGTGTGAATCTAATAAGATATAATGTTCTTAATACTCAGAGTAAATTAATAGTAGAAATCTTTTAGTGTTCCTCTGGAATCATTATTGGCTGAGCCCGAAAAACTAACGCTCAAAGCTCCAAAAGATAATCCAACACTACCAGAACCTTTAATATGATAATAATTGGATTGTATCTGGGAGAGACCACTTTGATTTCCTTGCTTTTTATGTTCTATTGTAAAGACAGCGGCGGCAACCTGTTCTGTTATAATAATGCCCCCTTTGAGATCAGCATTGAATCCAACACCACTCTCACCAGTATATGAAAAATTACGTCCACTTCCTAAAGTTGTAAAAGTAGAGTTCCCACTGTACTTAACTTTATCTTCATAATATGCAGAACCTGGGACGGCTCTCCAAATATCTTTATCGAAAGAAGCGCCATAGGCATCGGATAAACGCCATACAGGCATTGATTTCCATTTGCCCGTTAATGCAACCATAAATCTTTCACGATTATCAACGTTATCAGTTCGAACTACGGTTATATAATAATCAAATTGATCATCCTTGATATTTCCGAGTGGTCCAACCTCTCCGTTGAATTCAGGTGTTGAGGCTTTTTCATGAGCCACTACTTCAATTGATCCATCTTCTTTCGAAAGACTTTTCTTAAACTCAGGGCTCCAGGATTCTATTACTTCATAAGGAATACCCTGCTTTAATAAAGTTATATCCAATTTCACAGTTCTATTCTCTGCAGAAGCGAAAGCACTGGTAGGAACAAGCAATAGGCATAGACAGCAAACCAACAGTAACTTCGATAAACGCAATAATTTCAATGTAAAACCTCACCCTCTGAGTAATTTGTTAAATTATAACAATATAAATTTACCATAAAACCCCTAGGTTTGTATACCTAAATTATGTATATTTAATTATTATTTTAAAAAATAGGATTAATATGTATTAATGTAAATAATAAAATTAAACATACTTATATTTATTATACTAAACCTTAACTAGATCACAGGAGTACATCCAAAATTTGAATCAATTAATTGTTTGAAGAATCTACTGTCGAGTCACACCCAAATTCTTCTCCAAATACGCCGCAAGCAATGCCAGCGGACTATGGATCGCAATGCCCGTGTCTGCTGTAACCTGAGCAGCTGCGGGAGCCATAGACAGTTGGGCTGCCACTACCGCTTTACCCGGATACTGCTCAGCAATCTGCTGTAATCCCTCACGTACCACTTCAAGATACCCTTGCTGATCCCCACGCATAATCAATTCAAATGTCCCAGGAATGCATACCGCTTCCGTCTGATATGTCTTGGCAATGTGTAGTTGCCCATTCTCATCCTCTTGCTGTAATGCCTGATTCACCCGTGCCATCGTTCCTTCAATGGTTGCTGGGTTGGTGAATGCGATGATGTAATCTCCTGGTACTCGCCGCATCTCCTGCAATAGCGGATCATCTATGCCGATCACAGGCACAGGGACCTGTGTGGCTTCCTGCTCCAGTACTGTCGCAAACAGGGTACACGTGACCAGAATAGCATCGGCATGACACTCGGCGATCCATTGGAGCGTCTGGGCTACCTTCTTGTGAATGACGACCTCGGAAAAGTCAGCGTCATGTTTAAGACGATCCAGACCTGGATCGACGTAATGGACCAATTCAACTTCATAAGCAGCAAGCGTCTCTTCAATTAAGGCGATGTTGGAATAGTGAGCGTGAAAACAACCGATGGTGATCATATGCTAGGTCCCCTTTTTACAGTTCGTATAATGTCATGGCAATCGTAGATATTTAAACCATTATAGAAACATGCCTGAGAACTGTACAGTTGTTTGCTGCTCAACGCCAATAACCGTCCTTCCGCCAAGCTGCGGAGAGACGGTTCATAACGGACTGGCAATCATCCGGGTTCCATTTATTATCTAAGGGAAGGAGAAGCATTTTTCTTCGCCATTTTTTGCTGTAAAATTTCATGAAAGGATAGACCTTGAGTGTTCTCATTCTCCTTTTTAGGAGCAGTGGTCGCCGTGTTGCGCGGATATTGGTGATGGTACGGGATCATTTGCTGAATAGGCATTTGGATCATCTTGGTTCCTCCTTTGAAACATTTTTTGAGTTATGTATTTCGACTGGTTACCATGCCAGGTGCGCATATAGGTACATGTGACTTGTTAGACGAAATAGAAGAGTTTAAGGCGTAATTCCAATTGGATTGTAGTGATTTTACCCGGTTTTAAGGAGATGTAAACGTTTTTAGGGAAATTCAGGAGTAAAGGACCTGATTTGAAAGGTTTTGTGTGGGAGGATAGCAATGGTTGTTATGTGAATAGTCCCAATTTTAAGGAAGTCAATGGTACCCGCTTATGAGGCATATTGTCCGGTTGAATAGGTAGGTTACATGCTAACTAACTTGGTACTATAGGCGGTTGTATCATGGGATGAACATCAAAAAACTGCCGAGCGAACTCGGCAGCTTGCATGATATGCAGAAGGATGCGAGGAAACTTTGATCCTGTCTGAGGTGATATAGTGTTGGCTTTATCTACTTTGGCGAACGGCGATGTATATATCGACTTGTACACTTTCGGGATTCAGGCTGCGTTCATCATACAATTCAAAATCCCCGGTGAACGTACGATCACTTTGTCTCTCCCATGCCCACACGGCTCCCCATGCTTCGCTAACAACCTCTGCCATTGGCCCTTTTCTGGAAGTGAATATGGCGTAAGTTGCAGGCGGGAGCAGAATGTCGTCCAATCCTTCAGGTAATGATTCTTCCGGACTGACCTCATGCCCAACCAGTATGGTGTACTCTCCGGTTATGCCATCGGTGTAATCCGTGTAACAGCCATAGCGGGCAGCTTCGGGTGCAGGGAGGTGCTCTGAGGCAAAATAATTGTTCCAGAGTCCGTGGATACAGCCTTTGCCACTAATCTCAATGGCATTGGTTGTGCGGGCGGATATGCCGGCAAGACGTTTGCCTGGGAGCGTGACATAACGAACGGGCTGGGCAGATAACGATTGAGTTGTTGTAACCTGGCCAGGTATAGCAGAAGTGGGAGCGTTTTCCTCCAGAGATTCTTCATGTTGATCCGTTGTATTCGTGCGCCAACGTTTCAAAAAAGGGAGCTGATTACGCAGCATCGAACGAGCGGATTCTTCATCCATGCCCTCGTCCTTCAGAATGGCAGTGCACATCTCCGTCATGCCTTCGAGTGAAATACCGGGCTGCGCGAACTGGCCCTCTTTGTAACAATAGATACAGTATTCACGGGTTGTGCTTCCATCTGCTTCCGTTCCGAATTGAACAGGGGTGGTGAGTGGCATGCCGCAGCTTTGACATACAGTAACGTTCATCTTTTATTCCTCCTTGGGTATATATGCAACTTCAACCTGAACATATTTGAAGTATACGGGGAGGAACTGGACAGCTGTCTGTCAGGTTTGAGCGGAGGTTTTATAATTTTGAACAATTTGTTCGGCTATACGGCACACATTATCCCGAATATGCAAGGGTTCCAGCACCTCAACATCCGCCCCAAAGCCCAAGATGAAGCCGTACAGCCAGTTATCTTCTGGAAAAGCGACCTGGCTGATATAATAGCCGTTCCCGTCAGGCAATACATTTTCAATACCGAACCATTCCTCCGCAACATGATGGATACGGGCATGGAATCTCAGGGTAATCCCAATCTGGTTGTCTGGCCGGCTCCATTCCTGCTGCCACGGCCGGTCTTGAAGGTTGATGGATTTTCGTTCAAAGTGCTCTGCAGCAAGAGAGACGTCTTTCATACGAACCAGCTTGAACATGCGGAATTCATTTCGTTCATGGCAAAAAGCATACAGATACCACGCGTGCCTCTTCAGCACAAGCGTGTGGGGATCAACCGTACGATAGGTCTGTGCACCTTCGGCGCTGCAATAGGCGAAATAAAT
The window above is part of the Paenibacillus sp. 1781tsa1 genome. Proteins encoded here:
- a CDS encoding YafY family protein: MKLERLLAIVVLLINRGRVQAKDLADMFEVSIRTIYRDIDTLGQAGIPVVTYQGASGGIGLAEGYRLDRNLLTDKDLVSIVTALRSISTSHTNAARELLVEKLSSIVPEAKNEDFQASTHRFIVDHSTWTHPEALQQKLKVIDQGIDQLQCIYFAYCSAEGAQTYRTVDPHTLVLKRHAWYLYAFCHERNEFRMFKLVRMKDVSLAAEHFERKSINLQDRPWQQEWSRPDNQIGITLRFHARIHHVAEEWFGIENVLPDGNGYYISQVAFPEDNWLYGFILGFGADVEVLEPLHIRDNVCRIAEQIVQNYKTSAQT
- a CDS encoding zinc ribbon domain-containing protein — encoded protein: MNVTVCQSCGMPLTTPVQFGTEADGSTTREYCIYCYKEGQFAQPGISLEGMTEMCTAILKDEGMDEESARSMLRNQLPFLKRWRTNTTDQHEESLEENAPTSAIPGQVTTTQSLSAQPVRYVTLPGKRLAGISARTTNAIEISGKGCIHGLWNNYFASEHLPAPEAARYGCYTDYTDGITGEYTILVGHEVSPEESLPEGLDDILLPPATYAIFTSRKGPMAEVVSEAWGAVWAWERQSDRTFTGDFELYDERSLNPESVQVDIYIAVRQSR
- the thiC gene encoding phosphomethylpyrimidine synthase ThiC; this encodes MEQEHNGQQVEKETSAAGRVQPFPGSRKVYIQGSRPDIAVPEREIALHDTNTPQGVEHNEPLRVYDTSGPMTDPAFHADIRAGLPTLRTRWITERGDVEAYQGRTVKPEDNGLKPGGKRAGAEEYPGLRGKPLRAQSGRCVTQMHYARQGVITAEMEFAAIREGVEPEFVRQELASGRAILPSNINHPESEPMLIGRHFHVKINANIGNSAVSSSIEEEVEKMSWAVRWGSDTVMDLSTGKNIHTTREWIIRNSPVPIGTVPLYQALEKVNGEAEALTWELYRDTLIEQAEQGVDYFTIHAGVLLRYIPMTAKRMTGIVSRGGSIMAAWCLAHHQENFLYTHFEEICEIMKRYDVAFSLGDGLRPGSIYDANDEAQMAELATLGELTQIAWKHDVQVMIEGPGHVPMHKIKENVDLQMEICQEAPFYTLGPLTTDIAPGYDHITSAIGAAMIGWFGTSMLCYVTPKEHLGLPNKDDVREGVIAYKIAAHAADLAKGHPRAQRRDDALSKARFEFRWRDQFNLSLDPERALSYHDETLPAEGAKEAHFCSMCGPKFCSMRITQDIRAYAAEQKLPEDEAVAAGMQAKAEEYRMR
- a CDS encoding aspartate/glutamate racemase family protein; the protein is MITIGCFHAHYSNIALIEETLAAYEVELVHYVDPGLDRLKHDADFSEVVIHKKVAQTLQWIAECHADAILVTCTLFATVLEQEATQVPVPVIGIDDPLLQEMRRVPGDYIIAFTNPATIEGTMARVNQALQQEDENGQLHIAKTYQTEAVCIPGTFELIMRGDQQGYLEVVREGLQQIAEQYPGKAVVAAQLSMAPAAAQVTADTGIAIHSPLALLAAYLEKNLGVTRQ
- a CDS encoding IclR family transcriptional regulator, which translates into the protein MEDRKLTVRAVERALDILLCFTTRSDLGLTEIASQIGLHKSTVHRLMATLEDRGFVIRDAATEKYRLGIRIWELSAHMSRSDDPAILLLPAMERLRDRLGETVSLYLRDGSERIRIQAVQSDQAIRRVAPVGVRLPLSVGASSKVLMAFATDEDREELMNGPEWPVFIDPAVYLAQMGDIRDNGYATSYEEREPGAAAVSVPIMDRRGNIAAALSVSGPVSRLSQETLHEYAPVLKEAATQMGLMLS